Proteins encoded within one genomic window of Terriglobia bacterium:
- a CDS encoding ATP-binding protein, translating into MRSSAVPDGMPDSRGAERPAVEDYAGSEVIALLESFDFPIMIMTSEGSLSRFNQAAMDMFGLEAADIGRPARSIAVLREVKEFEAVFTQIMANALPCRREIRHGDRRFIMRLTSYAGAHGEKGGMLTFTNVTALLESVEQAVYEREYAKTIINAMSEPLVVLDSELRVQTANRAFYVMCGVSREQSQGVPLRELGDRQWKDFGPWDSLKAIVAGGNKFEPREIDREAEGLGRRTFLLDARALPFNRGGAILLNFQDITRHKQMEEVLRNRGEQFETLLNQAPMGVFLVDSALRIREVNPVALPVFGAIAGGVIGLDLGEVMHVLWEQQYADEIVGIFRHTLETGEPYITAERAERRLDRGIVEFYEWRLDRITLPDGCFGLVCYFRDISAQVQARQALADSEAQLRAADRHKDEFLATLAHELRNPLAPIRNWLQTMRISGTSAPAGVPFLEMMDRQVSHMVRLVDDLLEVSRISHGKIELKKQRIDLATVLRSAVEASKPIIDAAGHQIVVSQPDEPVIVDGDLVRLAQIFANMLNNAAKYTEPGGIITVEARREDTAAVVSIRDTGVGIPPEMLSRVFDMFTQVDNALRRFQDGLGIGLNLVRTLVEMHGGSVEAHSDGPGRGSEFVVRLPLAEGQLRDDLQMTLPHQLQKPPASATPRVLVVDDNKDSADSLGLLLTLLGAEVQIVYDGQSALDKLGVYNPSVLFLDIGMPGLDGYEVARRVRQDLEFSDMLLIALTGWGQDEDRNRTKTAGFNHHIVKPVELDTLQALFASIPRLS; encoded by the coding sequence ATGCGGTCGAGCGCAGTCCCTGACGGCATGCCCGATTCTCGCGGCGCAGAACGTCCCGCCGTTGAGGACTACGCCGGCAGTGAAGTCATTGCCCTTCTCGAATCCTTCGATTTTCCCATCATGATTATGACCTCCGAGGGCAGCCTGAGCCGCTTCAACCAGGCGGCAATGGACATGTTTGGGCTGGAAGCAGCGGATATCGGGAGGCCTGCCCGCAGCATCGCAGTCCTGAGAGAGGTGAAGGAATTTGAGGCTGTCTTCACACAGATTATGGCCAATGCGCTGCCCTGCCGCCGTGAGATCCGGCATGGCGACCGCCGTTTCATCATGCGGCTGACCTCCTATGCGGGCGCCCACGGCGAAAAAGGCGGGATGCTGACATTCACGAATGTGACCGCTTTGCTCGAGAGTGTCGAGCAGGCGGTCTACGAACGCGAGTATGCGAAAACCATCATCAACGCCATGAGCGAGCCGCTCGTTGTCCTGGACTCGGAGCTTCGAGTGCAGACTGCAAACCGCGCGTTTTATGTGATGTGCGGCGTCTCCCGCGAGCAGAGCCAGGGTGTCCCGCTCCGGGAACTCGGCGATCGCCAGTGGAAGGATTTCGGGCCGTGGGATTCGCTGAAAGCGATCGTCGCCGGCGGAAATAAATTCGAGCCTCGCGAGATCGACCGCGAAGCGGAGGGACTGGGCCGCAGGACGTTTCTGCTCGACGCGCGAGCCCTTCCTTTTAACCGCGGCGGCGCGATCCTTCTGAACTTCCAGGACATCACCAGGCACAAACAGATGGAGGAGGTGCTGCGCAATCGGGGCGAGCAGTTTGAGACGCTTTTGAATCAGGCTCCGATGGGAGTATTCCTGGTCGATTCCGCCCTTCGAATTCGCGAAGTCAATCCGGTCGCGCTGCCGGTTTTCGGAGCTATCGCCGGCGGAGTCATCGGCCTCGATCTCGGCGAAGTCATGCATGTGCTCTGGGAGCAGCAATACGCCGATGAAATCGTGGGCATTTTCCGCCATACGCTGGAAACGGGCGAGCCCTATATCACTGCCGAGCGAGCGGAACGGCGGCTGGATCGAGGCATCGTCGAATTTTATGAATGGCGGCTGGACCGGATCACTTTGCCGGATGGGTGCTTCGGTCTGGTGTGCTACTTCCGGGATATCTCAGCTCAAGTGCAGGCTCGGCAGGCGCTCGCGGACTCGGAGGCGCAGCTGCGCGCGGCTGACCGTCATAAGGATGAATTCCTCGCCACCCTTGCTCACGAACTGCGCAACCCTCTCGCTCCCATTCGCAACTGGCTTCAAACGATGCGAATTTCCGGGACTTCCGCGCCCGCTGGAGTGCCTTTCCTCGAGATGATGGACCGGCAAGTGTCCCATATGGTCCGCCTGGTCGATGACCTGCTTGAAGTGTCCCGTATCAGCCACGGGAAAATCGAACTTAAAAAACAACGGATCGATCTGGCCACGGTCCTGAGGTCGGCCGTGGAGGCGAGCAAACCGATAATAGATGCTGCCGGCCACCAGATCGTAGTCTCCCAGCCCGATGAGCCTGTCATTGTGGACGGCGACTTGGTCCGGCTTGCACAAATATTCGCGAACATGCTGAACAATGCCGCGAAGTATACGGAGCCCGGCGGAATCATCACGGTCGAGGCGAGGCGGGAGGACACTGCGGCCGTGGTATCGATCCGGGACACGGGTGTCGGCATCCCGCCCGAGATGCTCTCCCGTGTCTTCGATATGTTCACGCAGGTGGACAATGCACTTCGCCGCTTCCAGGACGGCCTGGGCATCGGCCTTAACCTGGTACGCACCCTCGTCGAAATGCATGGCGGCAGCGTCGAGGCTCACAGCGATGGGCCGGGTCGCGGCAGCGAGTTTGTTGTGCGCCTTCCCTTGGCTGAAGGGCAGTTACGCGACGACTTGCAGATGACGCTTCCACACCAACTTCAAAAACCGCCGGCTTCCGCCACTCCACGTGTTCTCGTGGTTGACGACAATAAGGATTCGGCGGACAGCCTGGGATTGCTGCTGACGCTTCTCGGCGCGGAGGTACAGATCGTTTACGACGGCCAATCGGCCCTGGACAAGCTCGGCGTTTACAACCCGTCGGTGCTTTTCCTCGACATCGGCATGCCGGGCTTGGATGGCTATGAAGTCGCGAGGCGAGTACGGCAGGACCTGGAATTCTCGGATATGCTCTTGATCGCCTTGACAGGATGGGGCCAGGACGAAGATCGGAATCGGACAAAAACCGCCGGGTTCAATCACCATATCGTCAAACCCGTCGAGCTGGATACTTTACAAGCCCTGTTTGCCTCGATTCCACGCCTGAGTTAA